From the Malassezia vespertilionis chromosome 5, complete sequence genome, the window GAACCCGCCTTTCATTGACAGCCGCCGCTCGTCAATTTCTTCGAATGCAGGCGAAGGTATGGGTGAAACGAATTTAgagccagcgcgcgctgcaagtcCACGCCAACGATTTGCCGCGCGGTTTTTGCAGCGTCATCGAATGTCTTCTGTGTCACCCAATATGGACACGAAATGATAACATGTTGTATTTTTTAGATATACGTGGCAAAGCTAACCTCATTATTATATATACAATGCTAATGTCGATGTGTTGTACTCATTGCAACCGCTGCGTCACGTGCCGGACTTGTGCTGTGGGCTACATGCGCAAATTGGAtgcctcgctgcgcgaggaggTCGAAGAGCAGAGCAGTATACTGCACGCTTCGAAATAGACTCCCACTAATGCACACTGTGCTTGGCATTCCGCACGCTagcactgcacgcgcaattTGCCGCGCCAGTTCTGTAGCTTGGACTTTTACCGCGGCCAGCGCAGTGTCGTCTTTTTTGTCAAAAGCCAGAGCAAATACGCACGGCGTGAGTGCAGCAATATGCGATTGTGTAGCACGGATACCAAATTTTCCAATATGTGCATATGAAGCGGCCAGAAGCTCCTCTTTGGACACAAGATGCCACGAATCCAGGATGGCTGCAAGCAATCGCTCTGTGCCGGGCTCTTCGTACAGTactgcacgcagcgcttcgcggcCGACACCAAAACCGCCGCCTTCGTCGCCCAGCAAAGGGCCAAGCCCCCCTACACGTAGTATTGGTGCAAATAATCCATGGGTGTCTTTTTGGAACGCTTGGACGACGCTGCCCGTACCTGCAATGACAACAATTCCTTTGGTAGCTAGATGGGTGCACAAGAGTTGCGTATCATTGGTTACTTGTACGGTATCCAGCGGGATGCAAAGGGTGCTGGCAATGTGTGCAGCTGCCTCTTTCTCGTCAGTGTTGCACGTCACACCGGCAGAGCcgatccaagcgcgcgcaaaacgtCCTTTTGTctcgcgctttgcgcccCGGATGGCTTCCATAATGACGGCGGTCCATTCGACAGGCCCGAGGGCCGCGTAGTTGCTTGGGCCTGCAATCCCTGTCCCGATGATATCGCCATTGACATTCGCAATGCACGCC encodes:
- a CDS encoding uncharacterized protein (EggNog:ENOG503P52D; COG:S) gives rise to the protein MDAAPPVFLAVDSGGTKTQACIANVNGDIIGTGIAGPSNYAALGPVEWTAVIMEAIRGAKRETKGRFARAWIGSAGVTCNTDEKEAAAHIASTLCIPLDTVQVTNDTQLLCTHLATKGIVVIAGTGSVVQAFQKDTHGLFAPILRVGGLGPLLGDEGGGFGVGREALRAVLYEEPGTERLLAAILDSWHLVSKEELLAASYAHIGKFGIRATQSHIAALTPCVFALAFDKKDDTALAAVKVQATELARQIARAVLAILLCSSTSSRSEASNLRM